Proteins encoded within one genomic window of Variovorax sp. OAS795:
- a CDS encoding alkene reductase, translating into MPSLFDPVQAGDLKLANRIVMAPLTRNRSPEAIPQDIAATYYAQRATAGLLITEATAVSHQGQGYADVPGLYGTEQLDGWKRVTDAVHAKGGKIVVQLWHVGRVSHTELQPEGGKPVAPSAITAKTKTVLIKDGVPTFVATSEPRALDVEELPGIVHTFAAAARNAVETAGFDGVELHGANGYLLDQFLKDGSNKRTDDYGGSIENRARLLLEATRAVVDAVGGGRTGIRLSPVTPANDVHDSDPQPLFTYVVKQLAPLGLAYVHVIEGATGGPREIEDRPFDYEALKAAYRQAGGKGAWMVNNGYDKPLADEAVKEGDDLVAFGKPFIANPDLVRRLRENAPLNEVDKATMYGGGTKGYTDYPALG; encoded by the coding sequence ATGCCCTCCCTCTTCGACCCCGTACAGGCCGGCGACCTGAAGCTCGCCAACCGCATCGTCATGGCGCCGCTCACGCGCAACCGCTCGCCCGAAGCCATTCCGCAGGACATCGCGGCCACCTACTACGCGCAACGCGCCACGGCCGGCCTGCTCATCACCGAAGCCACGGCCGTGAGCCACCAGGGCCAGGGCTATGCCGACGTGCCGGGCCTCTACGGCACCGAGCAGCTCGACGGCTGGAAGCGCGTGACGGATGCGGTGCATGCCAAGGGCGGCAAGATCGTCGTGCAGCTGTGGCACGTGGGACGCGTGTCGCACACCGAGCTTCAGCCCGAAGGCGGCAAGCCCGTCGCGCCCTCGGCCATCACCGCCAAGACCAAGACCGTGCTCATCAAGGATGGCGTGCCGACCTTCGTCGCCACCTCCGAGCCGCGCGCGCTCGACGTGGAAGAGCTCCCCGGCATCGTCCACACCTTTGCGGCGGCCGCGCGCAATGCAGTGGAAACCGCGGGCTTCGACGGCGTGGAACTCCACGGCGCCAACGGCTACCTGCTCGACCAGTTCCTGAAGGACGGCAGCAACAAGCGCACGGACGACTACGGCGGCAGCATCGAGAACCGCGCCCGCCTGCTGCTGGAAGCCACCCGCGCGGTGGTCGATGCGGTCGGCGGCGGCAGGACCGGCATCCGCCTGTCGCCCGTCACGCCGGCCAACGACGTGCACGACTCCGATCCGCAGCCGCTCTTCACCTACGTGGTGAAGCAGCTCGCGCCGCTCGGCCTGGCCTACGTCCACGTCATCGAAGGTGCCACCGGCGGCCCGCGCGAGATCGAGGACCGACCGTTCGACTACGAGGCCCTCAAGGCCGCCTACCGCCAGGCCGGCGGCAAGGGCGCCTGGATGGTCAACAACGGCTACGACAAGCCGCTGGCGGACGAGGCCGTCAAGGAGGGCGACGACCTCGTGGCCTTCGGCAAGCCCTTCATCGCGAACCCCGACCTGGTGCGCCGCCTGCGCGAGAACGCGCCGCTCAACGAAGTCGACAAGGCCACCATGTACGGCGGCGGCACCAAGGGCTACACCGACTACCCTGCGCTGGGTTGA